The following coding sequences lie in one Rutidosis leptorrhynchoides isolate AG116_Rl617_1_P2 chromosome 6, CSIRO_AGI_Rlap_v1, whole genome shotgun sequence genomic window:
- the LOC139852537 gene encoding two-component response regulator ARR12-like isoform X2, translated as MTVEEIRGSVVSNIEIDKFPIGMRVLAVDDDPTCLKVLEGLLKKCQYQVTTTNQAITALKMLRENRNRFDLIISDVYMPDMDGFKLLELIGLEMDLPVIMLSGNSDPKLVMKGITHGACDYLVKPVRLEELRNVWQHVIRRKVETKPQSQSKSNNNEISDQGNEGEGQNVKMNRKRKDEDDDDEDEDSDDPSSTQKKPRVVWSIDLHRKFVAAVNQLGIEKAVPKRILDLMNVDGLTRENVASHLQKYRLYLKRISHQANMVVAFGGSKDASAYMRMSPLDGLGDFRTLSSSARYPSGPYNPPAGMLGRLNSASGVTLHSLTAPPLVQANHTQNKLLPVVSSVSQNHQNGNLFQGIQPSFGIDHQQFGNKPNTQLTDYGLVDESQTFTGTKLANFSSIDESRAFTGTKLPTFNSVDEPRMFTGSSTFTDPIAVLGTQSALKLSSTGPEPFNIVSSNSSFLGPNANQSSFSSQLPINESYTFSTSVTGGFGSNITTTAAVPLETHSNRGLVGDIVSNVNQPLSNHNSVGHIHSKQDYSQFLHNAFSTLPFATLANGGSGLSGSNKRSSENYLEDHMKLQGGFASSKGYGSLDDLIMMKKEQEPPTVMAGEFGYDPYGFGSCI; from the exons ATGACAGTTGAAGAAATTAGAGGGAGTGTGGTTAGTAATATTGAAATTGACAAGTTTCCAATTGGGATGAGGGTGCTTGCTGTTGATGATGATCCAACTTGTTTGAAGGTATTAGAAGGCCTTCTGAAAAAGTGTCAATATCAAG TTACAACCACAAATCAGGCAATAACAGCACTGAAGATGTTAAGGGAAAACAGAAACAGATTTGATTTGATCATCAGTGATGTTTATATGCCAGACATGGATGGTTTCAAGCTACTTGAACTCATTGGGCTTGAAATGGACTTACCAGTCATCA TGTTATCAGGAAACAGTGACCCAAAGCTTGTAATGAAGGGGATAACTCATGGAGCTTGTGATTATCTTGTGAAGCCAGTTCGTCTTGAGGAGCTACGTAACGTTTGGCAACATGTTATTCGGCGAAAAGTTGAGACAAAGCCACAGTCACAGTCAAAGTCAAACAATAATGAGATATCAGATCAGGGAAATGAAGGTGAAGGTCAGAATGTGAAGATGAATAGAAAAagaaaagatgaagatgatgatgatgaggatgaagaTAGTGATGATCCATCTTCAACACAGAAGAAGCCACGTGTTGTTTGGTCGATTGATCTACATAGGAAATTTGTTGCTGCTGTTAATCAACTAGGCATTGAGA AAGCTGTGCCTAAAAGGATTCTTGATTTGATGAATGTGGATGGACTTACTAGGGAAAATGTAGCAAGCCATCTCCAG AAATATAGGCTTTACCTGAAGAGGATCAGTCATCAAGCTAACATGGTGGTTGCATTTGGGGGCAGTAAAGATGCATCTGCATATATGCGAATGAGCCCTCTTGATGGACTTGGAGATTTTCGAACGTTGTCATCTTCAGCTCGCTATCCAAGTGGTCCCTACAATCCGCCAGCTGGCATGCTCGGTAGGCTCAACAGTGCAAGCGGTGTGACACTTCACAGCCTAACAGCTCCACCGTTGGTCCAAGCAAACCACACACAAAACAAGCTACTGCCTGTTGTTTCTTCAGTGTCACAAAATCATCAAAACGGGAATCTTTTTCAGGGGATTCAACCGTCTTTTGGTATTGATCATCAACAATTTGGTAATAAACCGAATACCCAACTCACCGATTATGGTCTCGTTGATGAATCTCAAACCTTTACAG GTACCAAGTTGGCTAATTTCAGCTCCATTGATGAATCTCGAGCCTTTACAG GTACCAAGTTGCCTACTTTCAACTCCGTTGATGAACCTCGAATGTTCACAG GTTCAAGTACATTCACTGATCCTATTGCAGTTCTTGGTACTCAATCTGCTTTAAAGCTGTCTTCTACAGGCCCTGAACCTTTTAATATCGTTTCGAGTAATTCTAGCTTTCTTGGCCCGAATGCTAATCAATCGAGTTTTTCAAGTCAACTACCAATTAATGAAAGTTACACCTTTTCTACTTCAGTTACTGGCGGTTTTGGTTCTAACATAACCACTACAGCCGCTGTACCTCTTGAAACTCATAGTAACCGTGGTTTGGTTGGTGACATTGTTAGTAATGTTAACCAACCCTTATCGAACCATAATTCAGTGGGTCACATTCACAGTAAACAAGATTATAGCCAATTCTTACATAATGCTTTTAGCACACTACCTTTTGCAACTCTTGCAAATGGCGGTAGCGGTTTGAGTGGTTCCAATAAACGGTCAAGTGAAAATTATCTAGAGGACCACATGAAACTACAAGGTGGTTTTGCTTCAAGCAAAGGTTATGGTTCTTTGGATGATCTTATTATGATGAAAAAG
- the LOC139852537 gene encoding two-component response regulator ARR12-like isoform X1 translates to MTVEEIRGSVVSNIEIDKFPIGMRVLAVDDDPTCLKVLEGLLKKCQYQVTTTNQAITALKMLRENRNRFDLIISDVYMPDMDGFKLLELIGLEMDLPVIMLSGNSDPKLVMKGITHGACDYLVKPVRLEELRNVWQHVIRRKVETKPQSQSKSNNNEISDQGNEGEGQNVKMNRKRKDEDDDDEDEDSDDPSSTQKKPRVVWSIDLHRKFVAAVNQLGIEKAVPKRILDLMNVDGLTRENVASHLQKYRLYLKRISHQANMVVAFGGSKDASAYMRMSPLDGLGDFRTLSSSARYPSGPYNPPAGMLGRLNSASGVTLHSLTAPPLVQANHTQNKLLPVVSSVSQNHQNGNLFQGIQPSFGIDHQQFGNKPNTQLTDYGLVDESQTFTGTKLANFSSIDESLTLTGTKLANFSSIDESRAFTGTKLPTFNSVDEPRMFTGSSTFTDPIAVLGTQSALKLSSTGPEPFNIVSSNSSFLGPNANQSSFSSQLPINESYTFSTSVTGGFGSNITTTAAVPLETHSNRGLVGDIVSNVNQPLSNHNSVGHIHSKQDYSQFLHNAFSTLPFATLANGGSGLSGSNKRSSENYLEDHMKLQGGFASSKGYGSLDDLIMMKKEQEPPTVMAGEFGYDPYGFGSCI, encoded by the exons ATGACAGTTGAAGAAATTAGAGGGAGTGTGGTTAGTAATATTGAAATTGACAAGTTTCCAATTGGGATGAGGGTGCTTGCTGTTGATGATGATCCAACTTGTTTGAAGGTATTAGAAGGCCTTCTGAAAAAGTGTCAATATCAAG TTACAACCACAAATCAGGCAATAACAGCACTGAAGATGTTAAGGGAAAACAGAAACAGATTTGATTTGATCATCAGTGATGTTTATATGCCAGACATGGATGGTTTCAAGCTACTTGAACTCATTGGGCTTGAAATGGACTTACCAGTCATCA TGTTATCAGGAAACAGTGACCCAAAGCTTGTAATGAAGGGGATAACTCATGGAGCTTGTGATTATCTTGTGAAGCCAGTTCGTCTTGAGGAGCTACGTAACGTTTGGCAACATGTTATTCGGCGAAAAGTTGAGACAAAGCCACAGTCACAGTCAAAGTCAAACAATAATGAGATATCAGATCAGGGAAATGAAGGTGAAGGTCAGAATGTGAAGATGAATAGAAAAagaaaagatgaagatgatgatgatgaggatgaagaTAGTGATGATCCATCTTCAACACAGAAGAAGCCACGTGTTGTTTGGTCGATTGATCTACATAGGAAATTTGTTGCTGCTGTTAATCAACTAGGCATTGAGA AAGCTGTGCCTAAAAGGATTCTTGATTTGATGAATGTGGATGGACTTACTAGGGAAAATGTAGCAAGCCATCTCCAG AAATATAGGCTTTACCTGAAGAGGATCAGTCATCAAGCTAACATGGTGGTTGCATTTGGGGGCAGTAAAGATGCATCTGCATATATGCGAATGAGCCCTCTTGATGGACTTGGAGATTTTCGAACGTTGTCATCTTCAGCTCGCTATCCAAGTGGTCCCTACAATCCGCCAGCTGGCATGCTCGGTAGGCTCAACAGTGCAAGCGGTGTGACACTTCACAGCCTAACAGCTCCACCGTTGGTCCAAGCAAACCACACACAAAACAAGCTACTGCCTGTTGTTTCTTCAGTGTCACAAAATCATCAAAACGGGAATCTTTTTCAGGGGATTCAACCGTCTTTTGGTATTGATCATCAACAATTTGGTAATAAACCGAATACCCAACTCACCGATTATGGTCTCGTTGATGAATCTCAAACCTTTACAG GTACCAAGTTGGCTAATTTCAGCTCCATTGATGAATCTCTAACCTTAACAG GTACCAAGTTGGCTAATTTCAGCTCCATTGATGAATCTCGAGCCTTTACAG GTACCAAGTTGCCTACTTTCAACTCCGTTGATGAACCTCGAATGTTCACAG GTTCAAGTACATTCACTGATCCTATTGCAGTTCTTGGTACTCAATCTGCTTTAAAGCTGTCTTCTACAGGCCCTGAACCTTTTAATATCGTTTCGAGTAATTCTAGCTTTCTTGGCCCGAATGCTAATCAATCGAGTTTTTCAAGTCAACTACCAATTAATGAAAGTTACACCTTTTCTACTTCAGTTACTGGCGGTTTTGGTTCTAACATAACCACTACAGCCGCTGTACCTCTTGAAACTCATAGTAACCGTGGTTTGGTTGGTGACATTGTTAGTAATGTTAACCAACCCTTATCGAACCATAATTCAGTGGGTCACATTCACAGTAAACAAGATTATAGCCAATTCTTACATAATGCTTTTAGCACACTACCTTTTGCAACTCTTGCAAATGGCGGTAGCGGTTTGAGTGGTTCCAATAAACGGTCAAGTGAAAATTATCTAGAGGACCACATGAAACTACAAGGTGGTTTTGCTTCAAGCAAAGGTTATGGTTCTTTGGATGATCTTATTATGATGAAAAAG